TTTATATATTGATGAGAGAAAACATATTAAAATTCTTGAAATAAACCTTATTTTTCCCCAAAAAAATAAGGGAAAAATTACGGTATCCAAGGAGGAGAAATCTCATACCATTTAAAATCTAACATAtcaggaaaaaatatttttcacatCCCACTCatgaaactctttttttttgctacaaacACGAAAACGAAACTCGTTGCTAGAATTCTATATACGATACCATATAATAAATACCATATCTAATGAAAACCATTAAATTAGAATGAATATAAAACTTCATGCCAGCAGGCCCAACACATACAGCCGCATGATAACCAAAATAAGAACGCAAATCAATCTCGAAGCTTTCCTCACGAAAACACCGTAGATTTGAaacaaaacaataaaaaaagtaTCGAAACTTTAACTAAAACTCATGCTGTCGACCAACATAACCCTAGGGAACAACCAAAGCCCATCTACGAAAAAAGAAAcccagaaaagaagaagaaagaaccatGACCTTGAAAAAAGGACGAAGGAACATAACAACAAAACACCAAactcacccaaaaaaaaaagaaagaaaagaaaaactgacCTTAGATCTTGAGATTGTTATATATCTTCAAGCTATAATCAAAGAACAACGCCCCCAAAAAACCCAGAAAGATAGAAAAAGAGTCCCCTCGGAATCAGGGCCAGGGGCCTTGTCTTTAGGAATTCGGCTAATAATAGCATTGCTCCTCTATTTCTTCCGCTAATTTCCTAAACCTCTTCGGATTGCCCCTCTTTTACGATAAAAAAAAACCCAGAAtatgagaaggaaaaaaaaaaaagtcctgaGGAGGAGGATTTCTCGTGGCTTggagttcaaaaaaaaagaggacacaGGAAGCTTCACCTGCTCTCCTCAAGGACTCGGCCCGGCTTATGCCTCCGAAGCGCGTTTCTCGTTTCCCTTTGGACTTTGGCTTTTAGTGAACCGCGTTCATCTAACCGGGTTCTGTGTGCCGAAACGGCCATCCAACTGGCGCAATCATCCGAATCTTCTGATTCGATCGTGACCGTTGGAGGCCATCTTTTTCTCCACCTTTCGTCCAATTTTGATGGCCCAGTGTTAATGATGGGCGGCCCCTGATGAAGTCTGAGTCCGGTGGATTGCAAGCCCACCGAACTGGTTAGGCGGAATGAGCAACCGCGTGTGTTGCAAGCCAACACCTTAGTGCTCGAGGGCGACTTAGCTACTGTCATTCGCTGGATCTAGCAGAGCATGAAAAAGGTGGGTGATTACGATCAGAAATATTCGGACGATGGTGAGAGATTCGATGGCCTTGCAGGTTAAGTATGTGTATCGCGAGGCCAACGAGACAGCAGATTAAGTAGCAACCTATATGGCCAACCATTCTGAAAATATCCTATGGCTAGAAGAGAGGGGACTACCCGATGCATTCCGAGACTTgttattctttaatttttttaggtgTATTTTATATCTGCTACGTGTGATACAACAAAAAAATACCACTGTGATGTCTCTTACTGTGAGTGGGCCATAATAGGTGGAACCAATTTAGGATTGGGTTTGTCCTTGTGACTGTATCTATTAGGCAACCAGATCAAACATATGCAATTTTTTATacttataaaattttttatctatattttttatCAAGCAACCTAGTCAATCACGTATATTCCCATCTTTTTCTAATCATTAGAAACCATTCCTATATTTGTGCACTCCGCGATCACGAATATTCTGTTTATAATCATGAGATCCCTTATATTGACTTCTATATTTGTCCATACACTGTAGCTGTTCCTATGAAATTTGTAATTTTAGTTTAGAGATTATGGGATATATATAGAGAAGATCAAATCATTCTTTCCAAGTTCTCGATATCATTTTGTAATTTTAGTTGTCTTAAAGATTATGTGCCTAGCTAAGTTTAGTAGCAAGTGATAAAGTCTAGAACAATTATTTTAGGTAATGTCTAAAGATATGTAGAGATTCACATTCGTCACATTCAGAGCCTACTGTTGACGCTAAAATGGAATTGAATTCATCTATGTTGGGGTGACTAGTGGAGAATATAGGATGGTTGTTTCTTGTATTTGAAAGATATTCTGTAAGAGCTCATTTGGATGCCCATATGATCTATTTGTTGGGTACTCTTTATATAGTTGATGGTACTAAAAGATAGAATTCTTCCAATTAGAGATTTATTAGACCCAATGATCCCAAAAAGAGAAAATGTGAAAAATCAACTTTTACAAAAGTcagacttttttttctttcatgatTTGTTCAATTTAGAAGGTTCTAAAGGCTTCATTCTCCCGTGATAAAGttggttaaacaattattaaagagacattttgtataattgttatattttatcacggatattttggtataaaaaaaacagcttttctaccGGGCCTAAAAAtgttttttcggaaagctctaaAATAAAACTTCTTCCaaaaaagctgtttttagctttgTGAGAAAGCTACCCAaaattttttatcaaatattcctatttcatctaaaagtgcttttgatGGGCTAAAAAATGCATTTTGTCCCTCCAAAAGCTTCTCCAGATGGCCCCCAGATACTTTGGAGTTTGGAGACGCgagcaaaaaaaaatagtaggaAGGGGCAAAATCATATTCTACTATATAAGTCAATACCATTAACGAACCCATGCAGAAACCATATTTAACCGCCCGAAATTTCCTGCTCACGTTTTTCCATCTGCATGCTATGGATGTTTTCAACCCTCTATCTTACATGCTTCCACATTTTGGTCAGAGAGTATGGCTAATTAAAGAGACCAGAAGTTTGAATTCTTTCTCCAGACTTTATcatctatttatttaaataaatcatactattgggaaatttatttttataaaagaaattcAAACAAGTTCTACTCGAAGACATTCAAAAGAAACGCATCTAGATGCTCGTCAATTCTTGATCGAAAAGTACATGAAGAATCTTTGGATCGGGGCAAAATTCTTATGGGGCAACTCTATAAACTCCGAATTTGTTTTTTAAATTAGtgtggttattcaaatttagcAGCATGAGAACTTTCAACCCGGAGAGGGgaatgaaaaacaaaaggaaagttTCGAATGACCCATGACTTTTTTAAGAATTTTAGTGGATGCCGGACTACGTTCTAGAAAACCATGGTGAACGGCATTATACTTCTTCACAGAAGGTCTTTTCATGGAAAAATGCTAGTTTGGCCCACAAATTGGACTCAACGCATGGGGATGGCATTAAATAATATCTTCATATCCCTCTAATGCCATTGTTTTCATGCTAACCAATGGATTCCGTCCTTTCTTCCCTGATTTTTTTAAAGTAGGATTGACCAGATaacttccaaatttttttttcaaactttcaGCAAAAAAATCCTGTATGATTGATGCACTTGttagaattatacataacttcgCTTATTATAGTATGTACAATCTTGAATATCACAACTGCTTTATATTGATGCAGCAATctctaaaaattttgaaatttgattgtcatattcaaatttagtatctgtatcaaattattaaatttgaccaataaaattagaaaataaaagagcATACAATGGACCTGCCCAAACAAACCCTCCGGAGTGATGGCTCTATTCAGAGATGAGGACGTGGAGTAGGCCGAAAAGCCTGAGCAGTCCGTGTATCAATTTGGCCCAAACTTTCAGCACAGTCGGGCTTCGTCGGGTCGGGGCCAACTGGATTTTGGTCCAGGCTTACAAGCTTTTTGGGCCTAGACCCAGCCCGAAACCAGAAATAGTTTTATTTCGGGCCCGGGCCTGAAGAAAACGAGGCGCCGCCCAGGTCAGACCCCAGCCGGTCCAAATGAAAGGGttttctacttttcttttctagtttGATTCATTCAAAAGAGTATGTCGCATATATTTGGTAAGCCAtgcttaggaaaaaaaaaaagaaaaaaaaaaaaaaataaaaggatcaTGTAGTTTCTAGATCAAATTTTGTAAAGGTTTATGGAACCTATTATTTCCAACTCAGGTAGAAAATCTAATATAAGCTACAAACTTATGTCTAAAATTGCAAATTTTTAAATGTGTTTGCTTCTTCGTCACTAGACAAGAGAGTTGCttctagggttttttttttaaaaaaagatttcaATGTGCAGATTTATCCCTTTGATCAGTCTCTACATGATTAATTCACATTTACAAAAGGAGTTGGGAGGAGAACTTGTAGTTTGGAGAGCTGGGTTAGATAGAGCCATAGAGGCAAGACTTTAATCGATGTTTTAATTATCAAATATAGTTGGTTCTACCTCATATATCTAAAGTTTTCTTTCGAAAGTTATAGATTTAGCTGATTTAGAGTTTAGTAATCTACAAACTAGGTTTGAATGCATAGATAGATCCTTTCAATGAGTCTATCTACCAAAGGCGATACTCTAAATACAAAACTCACTATAAAAAAATCCTAATAAAACACCTAATGGTCTGTTTGGATATTCATGAGGAATATCCTGCAAGAATTAGACCTGTTGACTTGCCCGACTCACATCTTCTAAGAGCCGGGTGAAGGCATATCCTAAATCCTTATCAGTGGGTCCGTTGGGACGTAAaaggcaaacaaaaaaaaactatagaggtctttcttttcttctttttttttcttccacagGATTTGGATTTAGATAGGGGAGGAGGGGTTCAGTTGATATGGTCTATGTCCAAATGGATTTCCCCATCCCTAAAGTCGGCAGAAAATTTCATCCAATCCCTGCTGCATTATTCAAATAGATCTTGAGATTAGAAATAAAACTTATATGTGGTTTTGGGAAGGAGTTATATTTATCTCCAAAGGATGTATATGGCCTTGTGTTTATCTTGTCTTTAAGCTGAAATGGATAATATAATTAATGAATATAGACTCATAAAGTAGAATACGTCCACGATCTTCGTAACACATATGATGTTCAAAAGTCAATGGaacaatttctcaaaaaaaaaaagaatgcctTGCAAATTAACAATGGTATACTTTATCCAAATCTAATCTTTTATGATCTTTGTGGTGGCCAAGTTGCTTAGATAATatctataaagaaaaaaaagcttgtTCCATGACTAGCGGAACCCTCAAACCCTCTAAAAGAGATAATAACCAAGAGGACTAATCTACCTAGCTGAATCTTGTTTAGTTCTGGAGTTTTTGATCTATTAAAGCTGAAATAGCATAGAGGTGTTCATGATGCGATATGTATTGACTCATGAATTGTCTGTATTTGGACTACACCATGGCCATAGAGTTGGAATCTTGGAGGGGCCAGCCTCCCACTCTCTTGACTGTACTAGAACTAACATAATGCTGAACCAATCAATAAATTCCAAAGGCAAGACACAGTGACCTAATGATGGCCAGGCCTACTCCATGGAGCCAACAGGCAATTGTCCATAATACGACCTAGCTAGATAAGGAATTAGTTCTCCAATTTTGCTCGGATGCTTCCGAAATATTACAATAACTGATGTGAGTGATTATATATACTCAAAAGCCTTGTAAAGTAGCTGtcacagaaaaagaaagaaaaagaaatagttATAACCACTAATGGTGGGACTATTCTTCCCGTGAGTCCAGATTGTATTTTCTGCACGAAAGAATGATTCATCTTCTTTCATGACGTCAACCATTAGATTATGCAAATCCATGCGAgtgcatgaaagaaaaatattgaaatacttTAAGAGCTGTGCAAAATGCGGTCCCAAGGTTGACATCAAGatagaagaattttttttttttttttttggtgcgcaAATATAACCAGAACCCAGTCCCCCCAACATTTTCCGGTCACCACTGCCACTCTCTCAGCATCCTACACTGAACCCGAGTCAAAGTAACAGAGACTTGTCTCGAACGTCATGGTGCAATCTCTCTTAAAATTAATGTCTGGCCGTTCCGAGAATACTCTTTTCAGTGGCATTGGGAGCCACCAGGGACCGCACTTCATCTCCTTTGACCGTGCATTCATTAGGTTAGCCAAACTTTTCAGTTTGGCACGAGACACAGATGCCAAGGTGATCACAACATCAACAAATTTAGAAGATAAATGCTCGcaaaagaaataaattaaagagttaatcttTTTTATGGACAAATGGATACAAAGAAAAATGCCAATCATCACATTGATTTATGAAACACACATACTTAATTTACAGCAAACATAGCTTTCAGCCTCACAATTCTGTCTCTTTTCAACTAGCAAGCACTCTATGACTGAAATTAAGCTTTCAAGGCCTGTTTAGCTTACAGCTCTTCAAACACAaaagtatatatacatatacatatatatatatttgaaatatataATAAAGCATTCCATGCCACATAGGGAGAGAGAGCAAATTAAGCATGGCTAAAATAAGGAGCGCTTGGAAGGAGCTCTACCCACAGCCCTCATCAAATTAGCCAAATCCAAAACTTTCGCCACCTTCGTCCCCCTCTTTGCCTCCGACGACGCCCTCTTCTCTTCCGCCTTCCGGTGCGCTCTCGCCAAATCGTTCTGCATCTTCTCAATTGCCTTTGCTCTCTTTTCATCCAGTTTCCTCTGCATAAATTGGCATCATTAAGAGTTTTATAACAATCATCTCATCGATATATAATTCTCTCAGAActatccaactcaagaacataTATAGATTAGTTACCTCTACTTTCTTCAACCACGCCGTCGCCTTCTCGATCTGCTCGCTTTCCCATCCATTGATGATCATGTCCTCCCGCTTGAGCCGGTTGCTGATTTTGGCGATCTCGGAGGTCTGCCATGCCGATATCTTGGACTCGACCTCCTCCTTCTTCACCTGCTGCACCGAGAGCTCCTCCACAGGGGCCGGGGAGTCAGCCGGCGGTGCATGAGTGGGCGAGGGGATGGGATTGTTGTCCGGGACGATCGCGAGCGGGTTCGTCTCCTCAAGCTCCTCCTCTCCGATCCTCGCAAGGTTCAGCCCGTCGTGGTTGCCGTTGCTGGCGTTGCTGTCGTTCTGCATGGTGGATCCGGCGACGACCATGGCGTTGAACTCTCTGCTCATAGTCGAGAGGTGCTCGCTGGGGACGTCGCTCCCCACGGAGAGCGTCGACCAGCGGTGGCTGCTGGCCTCCCACGACTCCCTCCTCCGACCGCGGCTCGACGAGGGCTCGGAGGACGGAGGTAGCTCGTGGATGTCGCGGAATTCGGTCtcgtcggcggcggcggtgTCTACTTCTTCTCCTGTTTGAGGCCTTTGATCATTCAACATGTCAAGGTGGGGGGTGCAGGGAAGAGGTTAAGGGATTTGGACCAGGGGGGTGGGGTGGTGACCATTAATTCGTTTAGGGAGAGGGGAAAGGCAGGCTTCTCTCTTGTAGGTGATGGTGGAAGAGGGTTCGAGCTAGCCACGCATAAAAAAGGGTTTGGTGGAGTGACAGCAACCAGTGAGGACTTGAATGTTAAAGAGGCATGGGCTATGAATGGCGTGGCACCAACTTTGTTTCTTTTATAACGATATTAGTTTGTGACCGGACCCACTCACAAGCACTTTGAAGGGGATATtattccttttatttttgaCTGGTTGTTGCAATAGGAAGTGCTTTGTCCTGATCTGATGGTGCTTTGAATGGTAACTCATGCGGTTCCCTTAAATtgattttaaatataatattgtTCCCACTAGGCCACTATTATGCTTTAAGGAAAGAAAACTAAAGATATATACTTGTACCTCTAAAGAAAACTAATTAAACATACTTGGAGCTCTGGCTTACCTTGGCACTGATCTCTGAATGGATGAACCATTCATTAATTTGTTGTGCAACAATAACAAAGGCCAGGGTTATATGTAAGGGTAAGATAGGATTAccccttctctccctctccatgTGTGCGAGTGTGATAATAAATTAATTCTTCAATAATCCAAAAATCTCACACAAGCTGCTGTACTGTTAAAGTGTAatcttcttattattttatatacatTGGCGATTGAAAGGGAATCATGGAAGATTAATTATGTATGTATAAGCTGCTTAAATTTTATGTGAAGTATAGATAGCAGTTACTTTGAAGAATTTGAAGTTTCCTCCGGCTTGGATAGATTAAAAAACTCAGATATTTTTATCATCATCTAAAGTAAATTATCTGAGTAAATTGCATGTGGTCTAGAGTTAGATAATGATACAACCATCATTCTAACTTAactcttagggctcgtttggttcgcggggaaaagaaggggggaaagtgtggtcaacgggaaagtaatgagatgcctcttgtttggttggagtttttcaaaggagagagaagggaaagttatattcccatgggaatgtgattcccatatttcatgggaaagtctttcccatgagaaacatgggaaagttactttcccatgaggcgggaatcactccatttttacttttttccaaaaagtcctttcagcattaaagaagcattaaagaggcattaaaaacttaatttttattaagggcataataggaattatatataacttcctaggaaagtggatggccaaaccaaacataagcactttcgaaatttgtcactttcccatggtcaaccaaacatgccaaaagtactgtTCCTAGGCAtcatcttcctaggaatttgtttcccagaaatcatattcctaggaaggaaaatgcttcccggcgaaccaaacgagcccttaaggaAATAGCATTATAGAGGATTTACCGCTAGCTGTCTGGGGTAGTAAGGGAAGAGAGGACACGGTAACTGCACTGCCGTGTTCGGACTGTAAAGTCTAGAGTAGGTAGGGACGATGCAGCatcaagaaagaagaggaagtttCGTCGACAAATATCTCCATCATTTGATGAAtcttttcatgaaaaaaaagcaTACGTAGTCATGAAACGGACGCGTGGATGTCGGTGGAACCACCCAACACGAGCAGGACACGTGGACGAAGGAACAAGCCTCCTCCGGGTCCCAATCGCTTGTGGTCCGGTCCAAGGGGGCGTGCTTCCATGCACCGCGTGAGGTGACGCCATGCCTGTCTGAAGGAGGGAATTCCATTAACGCGTACGACTCCTCCAATCCTCGGCCTCCAAATAACCCCACGTAGATGGCTTTTCTGCATGTAATAAAGGACCGAGTCGACACAGTAGAAAGAAGGAAAGCAAGACGGACGTCCGCGGCATGGGATGTGGGCGCCCATCGCGCTTAGTTTTTAAGCGTTTGGTGGAGAGTGAAGACGCAGTGGAGTGGGAACACTTGGCTCTTGCGCTGGCGAGGAGCTTTCCACTTGATGTGATGGGATCTTTTTGGTGTTAGCTTGGGTGGTGGAAAACTTTTGACGCGTCTGAAATAGCTGCTATAATATTAGTGGACGTGGACATGAGATTTGACGTGTAGTCCTAGTGACATGAAACGTGAGCTGTTTAGCTCAATGAAACTGCTTAAACATATGGAACGTTGGAGATTAGTTGCCCGACATGATATGATCGTATCTTCGTTCTCATTTTGAAAACGCCATATCTAGCTCCCATCTGCTAAAGCCatcgtttatatatatatatatatatatataaaataaagaattgaataTAGGATAGGCCCAGCATGGAAGACCACCGAAATATCTGATGATTGAGTACAGAAATGTGTGATTATTGGGAGAAGCCCAGCTCAGTATCCATTGGTGAGTGTCATGGTGTAACATGATACTTTTAGCTCGATCTAAATAGAGAGCCAAATATGCACGTGGCGATTGTCATGTTCTTTTGGCTATTACTATAAATTTGATGGGtgagtaaaaaaaatattattagaagtataaaagtaaaagaaatatTGATttgacaaatatatatatattatatatatatatatatatatatatatatgatacatgTGTTGTCATATGACTTTtgttatatattattttgtgtatatatatgtgtacaaatttttaaattaattttaaaaaatagtttatactTACGATATTAAACATTGTAAAATTGTTTTCCTACAGTtgcattgccgacgctttacaaAGTATCAGAAATCTATCACGCGGTGCTTTTTTTGTGTCAGCAAATGTATTAAAAAGCATCGGCAATACCAAATGTTCCAGTAGTGATGCCATATAGTTTTTGGTTTTAGTTATTTTGCCTTTCAAGAATATGGTGGCAATAGTTCTGCAAGTATAAAAACTTTACTGTGTTTATGACAATCTGAATAGGGGAAGGTGTCATAAATTTGCTATTTTGTATTCATGAAATCATTATTCAAGTGTTGGAGATGTTATAGAAGATTGTAAGGGTAAGCACTTACTCATCAAAAGAAAACTTGGCAGCTTCTTTCATCTGTATCACTAGTCATCACAAGAACCAAATCTTGATTCTATTTTTTAATGTCGATATTGAGAGCATATTTCAACAAATGGCAACTTAGTTGTATTTGGTATTTCAGAAGAACGATTTCAAAAATGAATAGAATTGAGTGGGTCAAAGCATTGGTGCAGGTATCACATGTCAGCCGTATGTGTtaagagttttaattttttttaagattaaaTTTTTCTTATACTCTAATTTTAATTAgtttaaatactttaaaatactTTTTTGTCAGATACCTCTTTCAGAAAAAGTTGCAGCTCTTTGAAAGAGaacatttatttctaaaaagaTACGATGTTTTCAAAACATTACGTATCTTCGAAATCATCACAGTCTCCTCGATCATCTATatagagtctataaataggCTTTGAATCCAGT
The sequence above is drawn from the Phoenix dactylifera cultivar Barhee BC4 unplaced genomic scaffold, palm_55x_up_171113_PBpolish2nd_filt_p 000007F, whole genome shotgun sequence genome and encodes:
- the LOC120104520 gene encoding remorin 4.1-like, with product MLNDQRPQTGEEVDTAAADETEFRDIHELPPSSEPSSSRGRRRESWEASSHRWSTLSVGSDVPSEHLSTMSREFNAMVVAGSTMQNDSNASNGNHDGLNLARIGEEELEETNPLAIVPDNNPIPSPTHAPPADSPAPVEELSVQQVKKEEVESKISAWQTSEIAKISNRLKREDMIINGWESEQIEKATAWLKKVERKLDEKRAKAIEKMQNDLARAHRKAEEKRASSEAKRGTKVAKVLDLANLMRAVGRAPSKRSLF